Proteins found in one bacterium genomic segment:
- a CDS encoding PorV/PorQ family protein, translating to MKRYVILLVMGLVISFTYVQAKTNEKAGMCAAQFLKIGAGARPSGMGEAFCAVSDDINAVYWNPAGLYQINQKQATFMHNEWLYDIKYEFLAYCQPTDRGVSAVSLTYLRMGDLEGKDMNDNPIGDFSAYDCALNIAYSLAANKNTYLGITGKVIQQKIENEKAKALAIDIGILHLESAKEGFKTAAVVQNLGSKLKFVQQPENLPLTYKMGISYKRNKLLLATDITKPEDNNTRINIGVEYLFNPTLTLRAGYNSQNDLDSGWTVGAGFNLKSSQFDYAFVPYGELDNTHRFSVIIKF from the coding sequence ATGAAGAGATATGTAATATTATTAGTAATGGGATTAGTAATATCCTTTACTTATGTTCAGGCTAAGACAAATGAAAAAGCTGGGATGTGCGCTGCTCAGTTTTTAAAAATAGGTGCTGGGGCAAGACCGTCTGGTATGGGTGAGGCATTTTGTGCTGTATCCGATGATATTAATGCTGTTTACTGGAATCCAGCCGGCCTATACCAGATTAATCAAAAACAAGCAACCTTTATGCACAATGAATGGCTGTATGATATTAAATATGAGTTTTTAGCCTATTGTCAGCCGACAGACAGAGGGGTGAGTGCAGTTAGTCTGACTTATCTACGAATGGGTGATTTAGAAGGAAAAGATATGAATGATAACCCAATTGGGGATTTTTCTGCTTACGATTGTGCCTTGAATATCGCCTATTCATTAGCGGCAAATAAAAATACTTATTTGGGAATTACGGGAAAAGTTATCCAGCAAAAGATAGAAAATGAAAAGGCAAAGGCTCTTGCCATAGATATTGGTATTTTGCATTTAGAATCAGCAAAAGAGGGATTTAAAACCGCGGCTGTGGTGCAAAACTTAGGCTCAAAATTAAAATTCGTTCAACAGCCTGAAAATCTACCACTTACTTATAAAATGGGTATTTCTTATAAAAGGAATAAATTACTTTTAGCCACTGATATAACTAAACCAGAAGATAATAACACCAGAATAAATATTGGTGTAGAATATCTTTTTAATCCTACTTTAACCCTCCGGGCAGGCTACAATTCACAAAACGACCTGGATTCAGGTTGGACGGTTGGAGCCGGATTTAACTTAAAATCCTCACAATTTGACTATGCCTTTGTGCCTTACGGTGAATTAGATAATACACATAGATTTTCAGTGATTATAAAGTTTTAA
- a CDS encoding kelch repeat-containing protein: MYIFFGVDGEYNVLSDIWSYDPSANTWQQEPSGGTTTPPVRFLHTSMCIPDGRILTFGGYGSDFNLTEPSLWSYTPGSGTWEQKAASSFGARGGASAAVFAGKMYVFGGTTKEGYSNDMLVYDPGQNSWEKLTISGSIPEARTACAGAYSGDLFWIYGGVYEVRSGDLKDTWEFNAANNTWTQRTDMPVALSGAKAVAFQSQGRDTLTVTVLMFGGTSGGVPVDKTYGYIPRGDIPIDSIKIVNQTNNEVGTLTMRAGETLPLFALGYCGTTTVGYLAVTWSIEGDLIGTLSPTTGTNTLFTAITIGSGTIKAVITGGTITDMTGTITVTGGTVTSITISPATKTLTADEFATYTATAQDAQNNLWDVSEETTWITTDPKGTFTVNVYNPGQAGNWMITGKYNGLEGTAAVTVIPGALNYVRIEDSGGNEIINYSMPTDGSLTLYCRGYDADNNLIGDVSGSWTVTPGNLGDVAPQAGTKTTFDARKVGTGTIKVDDGAGHSDTTDVITVGVGALNYVRIEDQGGNPIGTQSMTTDETLDLYCRGYDGDDNLIGDVTGTWTVNGDIGTVSPAVGTKTTFDARKVGTGTIKVDNGAGHSDTTDVITVSAALNYVRIEDQAGNPIGTQSMTTDETLDLYYRGYDGDNNSIGYLSGTWTVTNNIGNVIPQVGTRTIFYATNVGIGTIRVEGAGTVAETGLITVNLGFETTLEKAFVYPNPYYASGKGHTYIYFDKLTSDSIIQIFTIAGELVREIPVTKSRQDWDVRNSDGEKVASGVYIYLIKDPAGNKKVGKLGILR, translated from the coding sequence ATGTATATATTCTTTGGGGTGGATGGCGAATATAATGTTTTAAGCGATATATGGAGCTACGACCCTTCTGCTAATACCTGGCAACAAGAGCCTTCTGGGGGTACTACTACTCCACCTGTCAGATTTTTACACACCTCTATGTGTATTCCAGACGGCCGTATTTTGACTTTTGGAGGATATGGGAGCGACTTCAACCTGACCGAGCCATCTTTGTGGAGCTATACGCCAGGCTCTGGCACCTGGGAACAAAAGGCCGCCTCGAGTTTCGGAGCACGGGGTGGTGCAAGTGCGGCGGTCTTTGCCGGAAAAATGTATGTTTTTGGCGGAACTACCAAGGAGGGATATAGCAACGATATGCTAGTATATGACCCCGGCCAAAACTCCTGGGAGAAGCTGACCATCTCGGGCAGTATCCCTGAGGCGAGGACAGCTTGTGCCGGAGCATACAGCGGAGATTTATTTTGGATATATGGAGGGGTATACGAAGTTCGCAGTGGTGATCTCAAAGATACATGGGAATTTAACGCAGCCAACAATACCTGGACACAGCGGACAGATATGCCTGTTGCCTTAAGCGGCGCTAAGGCTGTGGCATTTCAATCCCAAGGTCGCGATACATTAACAGTAACAGTACTGATGTTTGGCGGTACGAGCGGCGGAGTCCCTGTTGACAAGACTTACGGATACATACCCAGAGGAGACATACCCATAGATAGTATCAAGATAGTCAACCAGACGAATAACGAAGTGGGAACTTTGACAATGAGGGCAGGGGAAACATTACCGCTGTTTGCTCTGGGCTATTGCGGCACGACAACAGTTGGCTATCTTGCGGTAACCTGGAGTATAGAAGGTGACCTAATTGGGACTTTATCACCAACTACGGGCACAAATACACTTTTTACAGCGATAACGATTGGTTCAGGCACGATTAAAGCAGTGATAACTGGAGGGACGATAACAGATATGACCGGGACGATTACAGTTACAGGAGGAACAGTAACCTCAATTACCATTTCACCAGCGACTAAGACCTTAACCGCAGATGAATTCGCGACCTACACTGCTACGGCTCAAGATGCACAAAATAATTTATGGGATGTAAGCGAAGAGACGACATGGATAACCACTGACCCGAAAGGAACATTTACGGTTAATGTCTATAATCCTGGTCAGGCTGGAAACTGGATGATTACTGGTAAGTATAATGGCCTTGAAGGCACAGCGGCGGTAACAGTTATCCCTGGAGCTTTAAACTATGTCAGGATAGAAGATTCTGGAGGGAATGAAATTATCAATTATTCAATGCCAACAGATGGCTCATTAACCCTTTACTGTCGAGGTTATGATGCGGATAATAATTTGATTGGTGATGTCAGTGGGAGTTGGACAGTAACACCAGGTAATCTGGGTGATGTTGCCCCACAAGCAGGCACAAAGACAACCTTTGACGCCAGGAAAGTCGGGACAGGAACAATCAAGGTTGATGATGGTGCAGGTCATTCTGATACAACCGATGTGATTACCGTTGGCGTTGGTGCACTTAATTATGTGCGGATAGAAGACCAGGGAGGGAATCCGATTGGGACGCAATCAATGACTACGGATGAGACGCTTGACCTTTATTGCCGGGGTTATGATGGGGATGATAACCTTATTGGCGATGTAACGGGCACCTGGACTGTGAATGGTGATATTGGTACTGTATCCCCAGCAGTAGGGACTAAGACAACCTTTGACGCCAGGAAAGTCGGGACAGGAACAATCAAGGTTGATAATGGTGCAGGTCATTCTGATACAACCGATGTGATTACCGTTAGCGCTGCACTTAATTATGTGCGGATAGAAGACCAGGCAGGAAATCCGATTGGGACGCAATCAATGACTACGGATGAAACGCTTGACCTTTATTATCGGGGTTATGATGGGGATAATAATTCGATAGGGTATCTCAGTGGAACATGGACAGTGACAAATAATATTGGCAATGTCATACCGCAAGTAGGAACAAGGACAATCTTTTATGCGACAAATGTAGGAATTGGAACTATCAGGGTTGAAGGAGCAGGAACTGTTGCTGAAACAGGTCTGATTACAGTTAATCTTGGTTTTGAAACTACCCTTGAAAAGGCATTTGTCTATCCTAACCCGTATTATGCCAGTGGCAAAGGCCATACCTATATCTATTTCGATAAACTAACCAGCGATTCTATCATCCAGATTTTCACTATTGCGGGTGAATTAGTGCGTGAAATACCAGTAACAAAATCACGGCAAGACTGGGATGTCCGCAATTCTGATGGCGAAAAAGTTGCCTCTGGCGTCTACATCTACCTCATCAAAGACCCGGCGGGAAATAAGAAGGTTGGTAAATTAGGTATCCTGCGGTAA